The following coding sequences lie in one SAR324 cluster bacterium genomic window:
- a CDS encoding ROK family protein, protein MNRIGIDLGGTKIEGILTTDDPMNVLVRKRVSTEQEKGYAQVLGNIAGLIEGLRNASDKQVKLGMGIPGVVNQSTKRVQQANAQCLIGEALEEDLTNRLGQGINIENDANCFVLSEALHGAGKGYQCVAGIIMGTGMGGGIVINGQPWKGRTGLAGEWGHASIEEPDGVLCWCGRKGCAENYLSGTGIQRIYREATGQDRSVASIHEGFLSGDSACKLVMDQVLNYFARSMANIMVHLEPDIIVIGGGVSNLPILYTEGLIRTNEIVFGTPLTKIVENQLGDSSGVHGAAVLAV, encoded by the coding sequence ATGAATAGAATCGGCATCGATCTAGGCGGAACAAAGATCGAAGGCATTTTAACGACTGATGATCCGATGAATGTCCTTGTTCGAAAGAGGGTTTCCACAGAGCAGGAGAAAGGCTATGCACAGGTTCTAGGGAACATCGCTGGATTAATCGAGGGACTCCGTAACGCTAGCGATAAACAAGTAAAATTGGGTATGGGTATCCCGGGAGTTGTCAACCAATCAACGAAGCGAGTCCAGCAAGCCAACGCACAGTGTTTGATCGGTGAGGCTCTGGAGGAAGATTTGACAAATCGGCTAGGGCAGGGAATCAACATTGAAAATGATGCCAATTGTTTTGTCCTCAGTGAAGCCCTCCACGGTGCCGGAAAGGGCTACCAATGTGTTGCTGGCATAATCATGGGAACCGGCATGGGTGGCGGAATTGTGATCAACGGCCAGCCCTGGAAGGGAAGAACCGGCCTTGCAGGGGAATGGGGCCATGCATCAATCGAGGAGCCTGATGGTGTACTATGCTGGTGTGGACGCAAAGGTTGTGCAGAAAATTATCTCTCAGGAACCGGAATCCAAAGGATTTATCGAGAAGCAACTGGTCAGGATCGCAGCGTTGCTTCCATCCATGAAGGCTTTCTTAGTGGCGATAGTGCTTGCAAACTGGTTATGGATCAGGTCCTAAACTATTTTGCTCGATCTATGGCAAACATCATGGTTCATCTGGAACCAGATATCATTGTGATTGGTGGTGGAGTCTCAAACCTACCGATCCTTTATACTGAGGGCCTCATAAGAACAAATGAAATTGTTTTTGGCACCCCACTAACAAAGATTGTAGAAAATCAACTAGGTGACTCTAGTGGTGTACATGGAGCAGCTGTACTCGCAGTGTAA